Proteins from a single region of Ochotona princeps isolate mOchPri1 chromosome 27, mOchPri1.hap1, whole genome shotgun sequence:
- the OLR1 gene encoding oxidized low-density lipoprotein receptor 1 — MTFEDLKAKPMKDHPDEQSNRKKGLGCLSSPWWCLAAVSLGIVCLGLLVTIAMLGMQLLQVSDLLKQQQANLTLQESMLEEQLLAQQQREAASQESQKELKNMIGTLAKQLQEKTEAETELNRQYLTLQEALKRMENFSGPCPQDWLWHEKNCYLFSSGSYNWEKSKERCLSLDAQLLTINSTEDLDFIQQTISHSNFPFWLGLSQRKPNYSWLWEDGSPLMPHLFRFQGAVSQRYPSGTCAYIQRGNIFAENCILVAYSICQKKAELLTSSEFEYPSRKEGH; from the exons ATGACTTTTGAGGATCTCAAAGCCAAACCCATGAAGGACCACCCTGATGAGCAGTCAAACCGGAAGAAAG GTCTCGGCTGTCTTTCGTCTCCATGGTGGtgcctggctgctgtgtctcTTGGGATCGTTTGTCTGGGATTACTGGTGACCATTGCAATGCTGGGGATGCAGT TATTGCAGGTATCTGATCTCCTGAAGCAACAGCAAGCAAACCTGACTCTCCAGGAAAGTATGCTGGAGGAACAGCTGTTAGCCCAACAGCAGCGAGAAGCAGCTTCCCAAGAGTCACAGAAAGAACTCAAGAATATGATAGGAACTCTCGCCAAGCAGCTTCAGGAGAAAACTGAAGCGGAAACAGAACTTAACCGTCAGTACCTGACTCTCCAAGAGGCTCTGAAGAGAATGGAAAACTTCTCAG GTCCTTGTCCCCAAGATTGGCTCTGGCATGAAAAAAACTGTTATCTATTTTCCTCTGGATCATATAATTGGGAAAAGAGTAAAGAGAGATGCTTGTCTTTGGATGCCCAGTTATTGACAATAAACAGCACAGAAGATCTG GACTTCATCCAGCAAACAATCTCCCACTCCAATTTCCCCTTCTGGCTGGGGTTGTCTCAAAGGAAACCCAACTACTCATGGCTCTGGGAAGATGGTTCTCCTCTGATGCCTCACTT GTTCAGATTCCAAGGTGCTGTTTCCCAGAGGTACCCTTCAGGCACCTGTGCATATATACAGAGGGGAAACATTTTTGCTGAAAATTGCATTTTAGTCGCATACAGTATTTGTCAGAAGAAGGCAGAGCTGCTGACATCAAGTGAATTTGAATaccccagcagaaaagaaggACACTGA